The following are encoded in a window of Kitasatospora sp. NBC_01250 genomic DNA:
- a CDS encoding NAD-dependent epimerase/dehydratase family protein: MRVVVTGGAGFIGANLVAALLERPEVTEVRVVDDLTGGAKADLAGCDATLYDGSILDPGLLDAAFAGADAVVHLAALPSVPRSVADPLASHEVNTTGTLQVLEAARRAGGLYVAAASSSSVYGANRELPKRETMRAEPLSPYAVSKLAAEGYLAAYHHCYGLDVLPLRLFNVFGPLQPAGHAYAAVVPSFVAAALAGRPLTVHGDGRQSRDFTYVGTVARVFTEAVVRRVVHPAPVNVALGTRTTLLELVDELAAVLGRPLEVTHSGPRAGDVRDSVADDALLRSLFPGLAPVPLRVGLERTVEWFRTRPAA, translated from the coding sequence ATGCGCGTGGTCGTCACCGGCGGAGCCGGTTTCATCGGCGCCAACCTGGTGGCGGCGCTGCTGGAGCGTCCCGAGGTCACCGAGGTCCGGGTGGTCGACGACCTCACCGGCGGCGCCAAGGCCGACCTGGCCGGCTGCGACGCCACGCTGTACGACGGCTCGATCCTCGATCCCGGCCTGCTCGACGCGGCCTTCGCCGGGGCCGACGCGGTGGTCCACCTGGCCGCGCTGCCCTCGGTGCCGCGCTCGGTGGCCGACCCGCTGGCCAGCCACGAGGTCAACACCACCGGCACCCTGCAGGTGCTGGAGGCGGCCCGGCGGGCCGGCGGCCTCTACGTCGCGGCGGCCTCCTCGTCCTCGGTCTACGGGGCCAACCGCGAACTGCCCAAGCGCGAGACCATGCGGGCCGAGCCGCTGAGCCCCTACGCGGTGAGCAAGCTGGCCGCCGAGGGCTACCTGGCGGCCTACCACCACTGCTACGGGCTGGACGTGCTGCCGCTGCGGCTGTTCAACGTCTTCGGTCCGCTGCAGCCGGCCGGGCACGCGTACGCCGCGGTGGTCCCGTCCTTCGTGGCCGCCGCACTGGCCGGCCGGCCGCTGACCGTGCACGGCGACGGCCGCCAGAGCCGCGACTTCACCTATGTCGGCACGGTGGCGCGGGTGTTCACCGAGGCGGTGGTGCGCCGGGTGGTCCATCCGGCGCCGGTCAACGTCGCCCTCGGCACCCGGACCACCCTGCTGGAGCTGGTCGACGAGCTCGCCGCCGTCCTCGGGCGACCGCTGGAGGTGACGCACTCCGGGCCCCGGGCCGGTGACGTGCGTGACTCGGTGGCCGACGACGCCCTGCTGCGCTCCCTCTTCCCCGGCCTCGCGCCGGTGCCGCTGCGGGTGGGGCTGGAGCGGACGGTCGAGTGGTTCCGCACCCGGCCGGCCGCCTGA
- a CDS encoding DNA-binding protein NsdB has translation MSSGPNTRLADLFALTGWSKGELARLVNRRGAAMGQQQLSTDTSRVRRWIERGEVPRDPVPRVLAAVFTERLGRVVSIEDLGLARHRRSSTAGAGGATAEEPERTAEILTEFTGMDLMLNRRQQADTAPVLPGLSAIPDSLHRWLSGESVSYAADRPGARRVITGQLPGSSGKPIVDVYESGPAGVEEVAALERSFEVFRAWDASRGGGLQRKAVIGQLNEVGGLLTHRHPPELARRLWLVAANLAALAGWMSHDIGLEVTGQRYFVIAAQAAREAGDRPRAGEAISRCARQLLHYGRADEALDLMRMARSGAGPDTSPLTRAMFNTVEAWAQASLGRSQEVVRLLGEAEELYVRGVGEPQPSWMQTFNEAELRGMQSLVYRTLAEHDPAAAPRAVAQVADAIRLREGQGQERSGIFDLISYAAVHWITGEPEQGELQTRAVLARIGDTSSHRTWDRLRRMDELAARYQGLPAVAELRAEIRAAVPPARRPAG, from the coding sequence GTGAGCAGCGGACCCAACACCAGACTCGCCGATCTGTTCGCCCTGACCGGTTGGTCGAAGGGTGAGCTGGCCCGGCTGGTCAACCGGCGTGGTGCGGCGATGGGGCAGCAGCAGCTCTCCACCGACACCTCGCGCGTGCGGCGTTGGATCGAGCGCGGGGAGGTGCCGCGCGATCCGGTGCCGCGGGTGCTGGCCGCGGTGTTCACCGAGCGGCTCGGCCGTGTCGTCTCCATCGAGGACCTCGGTCTGGCGCGACATCGGCGATCAAGTACGGCCGGGGCGGGTGGCGCCACGGCCGAAGAGCCGGAGCGGACGGCCGAGATCCTCACCGAGTTCACGGGAATGGATCTCATGCTCAACCGACGTCAACAGGCCGATACGGCCCCGGTACTGCCGGGCCTCTCAGCAATCCCCGACTCCCTGCACCGCTGGCTCTCCGGCGAGAGCGTCAGTTACGCCGCCGACCGTCCCGGTGCCCGCCGGGTGATCACCGGGCAACTGCCCGGGAGTTCGGGCAAGCCGATCGTGGACGTCTACGAGTCGGGGCCGGCCGGCGTGGAGGAGGTCGCGGCCCTGGAGCGCTCGTTCGAGGTCTTCCGGGCCTGGGACGCCTCCCGCGGCGGCGGCCTGCAGCGCAAGGCGGTGATCGGCCAGCTCAACGAGGTGGGCGGTCTGCTGACCCACCGCCATCCGCCGGAGCTGGCGCGCAGACTGTGGCTGGTGGCGGCCAACCTGGCCGCGCTGGCCGGCTGGATGTCGCACGACATCGGCCTGGAGGTCACCGGGCAGCGCTACTTCGTGATCGCCGCGCAGGCCGCCCGGGAGGCGGGCGACCGGCCCAGGGCGGGGGAGGCGATCTCGCGCTGCGCCCGCCAATTGCTGCACTACGGCCGGGCCGACGAGGCGCTCGACCTGATGCGGATGGCCCGTTCCGGTGCCGGGCCGGACACCTCGCCGCTGACCCGGGCGATGTTCAACACGGTCGAGGCCTGGGCGCAGGCCTCACTGGGCCGCTCCCAGGAGGTGGTGCGGCTGCTCGGGGAGGCCGAGGAGCTGTACGTGCGGGGGGTGGGCGAGCCGCAGCCGAGCTGGATGCAGACCTTCAACGAGGCCGAGCTGCGCGGTATGCAGTCGCTGGTCTACCGCACCCTGGCGGAGCACGATCCGGCGGCGGCGCCGCGGGCGGTGGCCCAGGTGGCGGACGCGATCCGGCTGCGCGAGGGGCAGGGACAGGAGCGGTCCGGCATCTTCGACCTGATCTCGTACGCCGCGGTGCACTGGATCACCGGGGAGCCGGAGCAGGGCGAGCTGCAGACCCGGGCGGTGCTGGCGAGGATCGGCGACACCTCCTCGCACCGCACCTGGGACCGGCTGCGGCGGATGGACGAGCTGGCCGCGCGCTACCAGGGGCTGCCCGCGGTGGCCGAGCTGCGGGCCGAGATCAGGGCGGCGGTGCCACCGGCCCGCCGCCCTGCCGGCTGA
- a CDS encoding PTS-dependent dihydroxyacetone kinase phosphotransferase subunit DhaM → MGQISPRGGNGADVIPIGEAPSAARVPSQAPLRSAALGRVGVVLVSHSGELAQDTADLARAMSGTDDPAPVAATGGQPGDGLGSSALLIAAAARRVDQGHGVAVLADLPSAVQTVAAVLAAADEHGLPFPVRFADAPFVEGAVVAVLTASAGGDLAAVVEAAEETYRQRKL, encoded by the coding sequence ATGGGGCAGATCAGCCCGCGGGGCGGGAACGGGGCGGACGTCATCCCGATCGGGGAGGCGCCCTCGGCCGCCCGGGTGCCGAGCCAGGCCCCGCTCCGCTCGGCCGCGCTGGGCCGGGTCGGCGTCGTGCTGGTCTCGCACAGCGGGGAGCTGGCGCAGGACACCGCCGACCTGGCCCGCGCGATGTCGGGGACCGATGACCCGGCCCCCGTCGCGGCGACCGGCGGACAGCCGGGCGACGGCCTGGGCAGCAGCGCGCTGCTGATCGCGGCGGCGGCCCGGCGGGTGGACCAGGGCCACGGCGTGGCGGTGCTGGCCGACCTGCCCTCGGCCGTCCAGACGGTGGCCGCGGTGCTGGCGGCCGCCGACGAGCACGGTCTGCCGTTCCCGGTGCGGTTCGCCGACGCCCCGTTCGTGGAGGGCGCGGTGGTGGCCGTGCTGACCGCCTCGGCCGGCGGCGACCTGGCCGCGGTGGTGGAGGCCGCGGAGGAGACCTACCGGCAGCGCAAGCTCTGA
- a CDS encoding phosphotransferase gives MYSSATSPTAPRTGTVQRPPSSVAVRRPGPKPALPARPAGRIEAPGFLPRAGERLLRPRAPQPAAPLVERVDTAALATPAVRAALAHITRICPAFSARQVLREDGAHILITGLIGRTAVVAKCLSPQAVQGDQRALLVERFRREVAIYRAFVRHRPPVRMPRLVAADHDRCVLVMERIPGRPAAVERHPANAPTPGEVRAVLGSVRALNLWRPPTDVFQQPLDYHFEIGRYHSVGQLTDRDAGDLRQLLHGLAHTGWQLCHGDALLSNIMLAPSGPVLLDWEQAGWYLPGYDLAVLWSVLSGDTAARRQIAQLAQLGGTVARDAFLVNLVLVLMRELRIYDVPGAGEEQRLMIRRLYDDAALARRAVRAAVGTR, from the coding sequence ATGTACTCCTCCGCGACTTCCCCCACCGCGCCCCGGACCGGGACCGTTCAACGGCCGCCGTCCTCCGTGGCGGTCCGCCGGCCCGGGCCGAAGCCAGCTCTGCCCGCCCGCCCTGCCGGGCGCATCGAGGCACCCGGGTTCCTGCCGCGCGCCGGCGAGCGCCTGCTGCGCCCCCGCGCACCCCAGCCGGCCGCCCCCCTGGTCGAGCGGGTCGACACCGCCGCGCTCGCCACCCCGGCCGTGCGGGCCGCGCTCGCCCACATCACGCGGATATGTCCCGCCTTCTCGGCGCGTCAGGTGCTGCGCGAGGACGGGGCGCACATCCTGATCACCGGGCTGATCGGCCGCACCGCCGTGGTCGCCAAGTGCCTCTCCCCGCAGGCGGTGCAGGGCGACCAGCGGGCTCTGCTGGTGGAGCGGTTCCGTCGTGAGGTGGCGATCTACCGCGCCTTCGTCCGGCACCGGCCGCCGGTGCGGATGCCGCGGCTGGTGGCGGCCGACCACGACCGCTGCGTGCTGGTGATGGAACGGATCCCGGGCCGCCCGGCCGCCGTCGAGCGCCACCCGGCCAACGCCCCGACGCCGGGCGAGGTGCGGGCCGTGCTCGGCTCGGTCCGCGCGCTGAACCTCTGGCGCCCGCCCACCGACGTCTTCCAGCAGCCGCTCGACTACCACTTCGAGATCGGCCGCTACCACTCGGTGGGCCAGCTGACCGACCGCGACGCCGGCGACCTGCGGCAACTGCTGCACGGCCTGGCGCACACCGGCTGGCAGCTGTGCCACGGCGACGCGCTGCTCAGCAACATCATGCTGGCGCCCTCGGGCCCGGTGCTGCTCGACTGGGAGCAGGCCGGCTGGTACCTGCCCGGCTACGACCTGGCGGTGCTGTGGAGCGTGCTCTCCGGGGACACCGCGGCGCGGCGGCAGATCGCCCAGCTCGCCCAGCTCGGCGGCACGGTGGCGCGGGACGCCTTCCTGGTCAACCTGGTGCTGGTGCTGATGCGCGAGCTGCGGATCTACGACGTGCCGGGGGCGGGCGAGGAGCAGCGGCTGATGATCCGTCGGCTCTACGACGACGCGGCCCTCGCCCGCCGCGCGGTGCGGGCCGCGGTGGGGACGCGCTGA
- a CDS encoding DUF397 domain-containing protein: MPAARKPKLDTTGAEWLSAKQEDGSPGDVQIAFVDGYIAMRDGRFPDGPVLVFTPEEWRAFVLGAQDGEFDLT, encoded by the coding sequence GTGCCCGCGGCGCGCAAGCCCAAGTTGGACACCACCGGCGCGGAGTGGCTCTCCGCGAAGCAGGAGGACGGCTCTCCGGGTGACGTGCAGATCGCCTTCGTCGACGGCTACATCGCCATGCGCGACGGGCGCTTTCCCGACGGCCCGGTGCTGGTCTTCACGCCGGAGGAGTGGCGGGCCTTCGTGCTCGGCGCCCAGGACGGCGAGTTCGACCTGACCTGA
- a CDS encoding acyl-CoA dehydrogenase family protein has product MTTRSERPPVDQSSVEHPSAAGQRAEVAEALAGLPRVVDLLAARAEEHDRDATFPYQGVEAVHEAGLLTLTVGQRFGGPGGTLADTVQVLAELGRGDASVALVTACTLLLHAEQTRAAYWPAAAYRRLLTESRRGPALVNTLEVEPGRTAPLTARRNGTGWLLTGRWSGCTGAEALAWLVVRAETDEPHPRGGLFLVRGESPGVEVDPVWDQLGLRASAGHDVVLTEVEVPAEAALGLRPVPGDPGAAGTGADPVAAAATAWRDLALAAVQLGIGRAARDWLVRFLNQRTPANLAEPLGTLPRYQAALGEVESALIGAQELVAGLAARIDAGETGALERTGPAQLVVTRAVVDAVQRAVALTGSPGLSRRHPLERYLRDALSARQHGRCEETMLAQTGRAALARAGRSRGV; this is encoded by the coding sequence ATGACCACCCGTTCCGAACGCCCGCCAGTCGATCAGTCATCGGTCGAGCACCCGTCAGCGGCCGGGCAGCGGGCCGAGGTTGCCGAGGCGCTGGCCGGACTGCCCCGGGTGGTCGACCTGCTGGCCGCCCGCGCCGAGGAGCACGACCGTGACGCGACCTTCCCCTACCAGGGCGTCGAGGCGGTGCACGAGGCCGGCCTGCTCACCCTGACGGTCGGTCAGCGCTTCGGCGGACCGGGCGGCACGCTCGCCGACACCGTCCAGGTGCTGGCCGAACTCGGCCGCGGCGACGCCTCGGTGGCCCTGGTCACCGCCTGCACCCTGCTGCTCCACGCCGAGCAGACGCGTGCCGCGTACTGGCCGGCCGCCGCCTACCGCCGGCTGCTGACCGAGTCCCGCCGCGGACCCGCGCTGGTGAACACGTTGGAGGTGGAGCCGGGCCGGACCGCGCCGCTGACCGCCCGGCGCAACGGCACGGGCTGGCTGCTGACCGGCCGGTGGAGCGGCTGCACCGGCGCCGAGGCGCTGGCCTGGCTGGTGGTGCGGGCCGAGACCGACGAGCCGCACCCGCGCGGTGGACTCTTCCTGGTCCGGGGCGAGAGCCCGGGAGTCGAGGTCGATCCGGTCTGGGACCAGCTGGGTCTGCGGGCCAGTGCGGGGCACGACGTGGTCCTGACCGAGGTCGAGGTGCCGGCCGAGGCGGCTCTCGGGCTGCGGCCGGTGCCGGGCGACCCGGGCGCGGCGGGGACCGGGGCCGATCCGGTGGCCGCGGCGGCCACCGCCTGGCGGGACCTGGCGCTGGCGGCGGTGCAGCTGGGCATCGGCCGGGCGGCCCGGGACTGGTTGGTGCGCTTCCTCAACCAGCGCACTCCGGCCAATCTGGCCGAGCCGCTGGGGACCCTGCCGCGCTACCAGGCGGCGCTCGGCGAGGTGGAGAGCGCGCTGATCGGGGCGCAGGAGCTGGTGGCGGGCCTGGCGGCGCGGATCGACGCGGGGGAGACCGGGGCCCTGGAGCGCACCGGCCCGGCCCAACTGGTGGTCACCCGCGCGGTGGTGGACGCGGTGCAGCGGGCGGTGGCGCTCACCGGCAGCCCGGGGCTGAGCCGGCGCCACCCGCTGGAGCGCTACCTGCGCGACGCGCTCAGCGCCCGGCAGCACGGGCGCTGCGAGGAGACGATGCTGGCGCAGACGGGGCGGGCCGCCCTGGCCCGGGCCGGCCGCTCGCGCGGGGTCTGA